The genomic interval GAAAATCAAGGAAACTTGAAAATACGAACCATTTCCGGTTTCCGGCATCAGCTGACAGATGCCGATGTAGATGTTGAAAGATGTTACGTTGGCCTATCACAAAGCCGTACGAAAGAATTTGGCAATTAATTTCCACCTCTTGTTCACTTTCGAATAAAACCAATGTCCTcctattttgtattttattcgTAGTGGTTTTCAGGTTCATCACAGTAAAATTAATCTGTTCGAATTGACACCTGAACGAGCTACTAAAGAACACAAGGGTGGTTATTGTTAAATGGTTTCATTTATtagtaaaaatataattgtatTTGATTTGTATATTTAAGTATATTGtttgtataattttaattaacaaatattgcAGCAAATTTCATCTACTAAATTATGGATTACGTTGCGTATGCTTCATACGGTTTTAcggtttgttttgtttagcCGGCGACGCTTCGTTGTCTGCGTGTGAGTTTCCATCCGGTCGTTTCTCTAACCCTGTGTGAGTGTGTACGCTGGCTTACAATTAACAGAAAATTTTAACAACGAGTTACAGCAACAAAACGCTTTACCCACGGACCTACAAAAAAGTACGTATCTGCGTCCTTGCGCTGAGTATGTGGAGTACGGATTACGCCTCTCGCATTAGGGATTACGGCTAACGGCTACGGGCTTACATGAGGCGACAGCCCTCCCGCTCGCGGCTGTTCTGCCGGGGCAGTTGGCGCTGGGTGGGCGTTGAATGGGCGGAGGAACCGCTGGCCCCCGCTGCATTCCCGTTAGACTCTAGACTTGCGTGCCGCGTGAGTCGCTGGTGATTCGGGTTAAGGTCCCCCACAGTCCATTGGTTTCCGTTCGCCTGCTGTGAATTTGGCACAAATTCGCCCTCTTCGTTCTGCAGCCCCTGAAGTCCAGTGGTGACGTCCACGCCTTGCTCGGTGCCCGGGCCGGCATCTTGCTGCGAGCAGGTGGCATCCCCCAGAGACTGTATGTACTGTTCTAGCAGGTAAACATGCGGCTGCAAGGTGAGGACGAACCCCCGGTACAAAGATCCGCTGTGCTCAAAGGTGCTCTGACTTAATTGCTTGAGTGCAGATTCCGTGCGCCGACAGGTGTGAACCGATTCGCTTCGGATAATTCCGTTTACAATCCGCGAGATGGAAGCCGCGTCCTGGAGCAAAATCGAAAGAACCAGCGCGTAGTCCGTGCAGTTCGCCTCGATAAACAGCTGCAACAAGTAACGCAGCTTAATGGACAGCTTCTGAGGCAGCATATCCACAGCTAGGTCGTCTTCTGATGCCGGTAGCGAGTACAGCCGGCGATAGCGAAAGTTATCGAACGACAGTTGCGATCCAGAACGCGTCTTAAGTATTGGTAGGGAGCTAGGCTGCTGCAGTTCTTCCTCCTCTTCCCTAATGCTTGGCTGCAGCTGTGGCGACTGTGTTGCGGCTCCATTGGGTGTGGCCAAGCTGAAATAGCCAGACTCTGACGTTTGCGAAGATCCACCGCCTCCTGTCTGTCGAAGACTGCCGCGTAACTGAGCAAAGTCGTCCTTTACCGCAGTCGGAAATGGACTGGGGAGCTCTAGTTCTTCGTGGAGCGCCTTCAGAGCGCCGGCGAAATCATCCAGCTTGGCTGCCCGCTCTGATTCCTGCGAAAGCCAGTTGACAAGGTGAAAGTCCAGATAAGCGCACATGTAGCCTAAGTCCATTAGTTTCCGGCTCTGAAGTAGTTGTCGAGCATGGCGCTGCAGTATCAGATCAATGCAGAACGTCTCTCGCTGCTTAGTCGACCGCCGACGCACCACCGAGGGTGCTCCTGCACTGCTGCTTTCGGTCACAGGTGCAACTCCAGGAGTCCCAGATGCCTGCTTGTCTTTGGGCAGATTGCTAGTCACCGTGGTGGAAAAGCTTCTCTCTCTGGCAATGGGACCCAGAACCATGTTAAAGGCATCCGCATTCTGGTTCACTTGCTGCTGTGTATTCACCTGGGGAGGAGGAGCAATTTTCACATTCACCACCATCGACGACCGCGGTGAGTCGATCTCGTTTGGATCTATAGCCTTTAAAAACCGGATCAAGTCCTTGGCCAGCTCCCACTTTCGCTGCTGCAGAGCAATGTCAAGCAGCATGGTGGCATATTGCTTGCTAACAACAGAGGGTTCCAGATTCTGCAGGATTATCAAGTAGCTCGCAGCCGTGTCCAGCTGCTCCGACTGCAGACACATCTGGAATAAATCCTTCGGTTTACCAGCCATCGAAAATAGGTACGGCCACAGGGCGATCTCCGTTTTGCGGGCACATTGAACAATTGTTTCCAAGTAGACGGGGAACTCTCTTATAAAGTCCAGAATACTGGGCAGCTGTGCATCCGGGATGGGCTGTTTGCTAGTAGCCTCTTCCTCGAGAACCTCGTGTAATAGCAGTTCCAGGGCGTGCGGAAAATATGGTAGCGAGCAACACGACTGTGCCATTTCCCAGGCAGAGTAGCCCAGATTCCGCTTGATCAGCTGGCGAAGTACCTTGTGCAGATAGATCTGCGACTTGCGTTCCATCACGGCGAACGGCAGAGAGAAGTGGGAGCCCTGCTCATTGGCGTAAAGCGTGCTTTCGTTCTCCACCCCCAGAACGATCACATTGTCAAAGAGCACGACCAGCGGATAAAGTTTCAGCGGAAAGCTCAGCATGATTCGCTTTGACATAAAACTGTGCAGACGTTGGGCGCCGACCTGCTCTCCTTCGCGACGCTCCCTTCCCGGCGGCAGAATTGGAAGCCATACGCGCATTCCGTGGGCACCCGAGTAAAGCCAAAGGCAGTCACGCATCGCACAGCGTTCCAGGGAGTGTGACAGCCAGAAGACCTCAACGCAGCTAGCCAGGCACGTAGCCAGCAAGGTGTTTGGGACCTATTTGGTAAAAATGGATTTTGGCTTTAGTTGCTAAATATGATATTTCGTAATAATTGTCCGCAAAGTTGAAAAGATGCATATTCAAATTCCTTGTAATGGTTGCTTCGATAACAACagatattttcaaataaaagatTCTAGTTACACAGATTAAATGTACAAATGATTTGCATCTCTCCAACTTTAAGCAATTCGACAATTAATATCCGTCAAACATACCTGTTCGCCGGCATCGCGCTGTATCATCAATATGCGGCCGCAAACATTCACGATGATAGTCTCTGCCTGATCTCCACCCAGCTGTCCCTGGGGCTTTAGCTCGTTCTTGAGGTTAGTCACGGTCAGACTAACAATGCAGGCAGGATGGATGCAAATGCTCTTCACGTCCAATTCATAGGCGCACTCAATATCCAGGGCGTACGCGGAGTTTTTCGACATATTGAAAAGGCTCACTATTCCATCGGCAGTGAGTACAATCAACTGGTGTCGGAATGAGTTCAGGCTAATAACTGGTGCTCGGACCTGCAGCTTGTGTCCGTATTGGTTGTCGAGCTTGCAGTCTGCCGGATAGCAACGCAACTCATCCGTGCGGTCCAGAAGTGAGTAGCAGCCCATGACTACAAAGCCATGCCACCAGAGTAGGCCGCCAGAGACAACGAAGTCCTTCTCCTGCGACTCATTGCCAAAAAGTTTCCAGCGCCGGGTCACTAGGGAATAGTGCGCCAGCCCAGTGCGACCAGCCACCGCCAAGTGGAGTCCATCCGGATCAATAGCAGCATATCGGATTGGCCAGTTTGTCGCCGCATAGTTGAGCGGCAGCTGCAACACTGTCCAATACTTACTCTCCGTAAGAATGCTGCCTGTGTGCGGGCTTTGTTTTAACTCCAGACAGTCGCCATCACCGGAAATGCCTTCATCAGAGCCCACACCGCTCGATGGAAACGTTCCATGGCTTCCGGCATACGTTAGCTCCAGATTGTTGCCCTGGTTGAGGTACAGGCAGTCGTCACCCTGCAGCAGGATGTGAGGGCTCGTCGTCATGCAGGGGTTCATACTCAGAGCGCTCTTCACAAACTGCAGCTGAAGCACATTGCTTTTGTCCTTTTCCGGATGCTGTTTTAGCATGAAAAGCTGATAGCCCTCGGTTGACCATTCGAGCCGGCGAATCTTGAGTGGATTCTGACGAACCAAATCTACGTTAAGGCCGAAATCCCAGCTCAGAGTAGACATGAGCAATGCTCCAAATGTGCTCCATAGGGACAGGCCTCCATTTGTCCAACTCACAGCGAGGACGCATCCGTCAGGGCTCCACTTTAGCTCGTTTACCGAACCCAGGCTGTCTGGGAGTACGTTTTCAGTGAGGATAAGGCGATGAGAAAACTCTAGTCCCCCGGTGGCATCATCAATTGCGTACACATTCACCGCCGAGCTCTCTTGACCATAGGCCAACAGTCGGAATTTGTGATTGACACTGCAGACACTCGCATCCTCAACATCCGGCACCCAGAAGCCGTGCATGTGATCGGTCTCAAATCTGAGATGGTTGGCAATCAGAAAGGCGGCTCGTCGGTCGCTGAAGACGGCTGCACAGCCACCAATGAACGGCGAATATTCCAAAGAGGCTACGTACGAGTCCCTGCTCAGGGGCGGCACATTCCGCGCGGACTGCTGGGGCTGCTGCTGTACGTAGAAGGGAATGTCGCGCAACTTAATTGCAGATAGGGCTGGCAACTCTAGGTCGTTCTCTGCGTGCACCAGTTCGGTCCACTGCAGACGCAGCAGTTCGCAGGACTGGGTGGCCAAGAGTAATTCGCTGAGGCTAATGCAGCACACAGTGGTGATGACGGAGCCCAAGGTGACGCTGCACAGTTCGCGAAGGCTCAGTCGGGGTATGTTTTCCTTGATAAACAGCTCGGCGGAGTCGCGTTTGAGGCTCGCGGCGGGCGGATCTATCTGCTGCAGGATTCCACTGCCGTTGGCATCGAAGTCCAGTTGGTACAACAACAGGGAGCCGGACGCGGTAAGCAGGGCAAGCTGCCGAGAGTCCGGCTTCCACACGATCAGCTGGTTGGCCCCGTACTGGCGAAGGGAGTCCTCCGTTCGCCGGAAGTAGGCGATGGGAATGAGTGGATTCGCGTACCAGATGCCCAGGAAGTCGTCGCCCACGGCGGCCACGAGTATTTTCACCGCGTCGCAGCATATGTGCCGGATGCTGGCGCTCTCGCCGGGCAGCGCCAGGCCCACCCGCTTTGGCCAGCCCACTGGATAGTACATCCTCCGTGTGAAAAGTTACTGCGCAAACGGAAAAGTGCATTAGCAAGAGCAGGGGTGCGGAAAATCGAATTCAACCTGCGGTCGGGTGCGGGTGCATTTAGCTTTTGTGGGTTACGCCCAGTTTTACATGATCTCCCTCGCCCAATTAGCACTTTTACAAAACATTCCACAGCACAACAAAAAATCTGCGCGATTTTACGCGTATACAAATATGAGTGTTGGCCAGCGTTCCAAAATCACAGCTGTTTGCCAATCGCCGTTTCGCACCACTGATTTTGAGCAAGCAACAGTGATGTCAGGCTAGCTTTATACACCCATCAGCTGTTTCTTAAAAGGCGACAAGTGAATGAATTTTGCGTAACTTTTATTTTCGGCTAGCCGAGACTTCTTATCTTTTTAAACATACAAGCTGTaaagaattaaattaaaatattatgaTTGCACGAACTCAAGGTTCTACCCTTCAGCGTTTGTATTTCATAAAGTTCAAAATAATTCATTGACCTGCACAAGCTTACAGCACTAAAAAGTTCCCGAACTTCGAGTCACCGATCTAGTTCACCACGAACCACTGTCAATTTGAACTAATTCAACGCATCTCGAACTAAATAAATCAACCGGCTCTCGAGAGGCAGACCAAAAACGGGATTTGTGAAGTATTCTCAAAATGACTGCATTCGAAGGTAAGTAAAAATCAATATTTAAGGTGTGCATTGCTTATTTGTCTTTCCTCACAGAGTTTGGTGTGCTTCCGGAGCTGGGAAGGGCCACAGATGAATTGGATTGGACGTAAGAAAAATGAGTTCTGTCTGCCAATTGCCTTCACATTCATGTATTTGCAGCCTGCCCACTGATGTCCAGGCTGAGGCTATTCCCCTGATCTTGGGAGGCGGCGATGTGCTAATGGCCGCAGAAACTGGTTCCGGAAAAACGGGTGCCTTCTGCCTGCCCATTCTTCAAATCGTATGGGAGACGTTGCGTGATCTGGAGGAGGGAAAGGCTGGAATGGGCGGTGCAGTTGGAGGAGCTGTGTCCCCGTGGACCATGTCCTTCTTCGACCGAGGAAACGCGCTTGCCGTCACTCCTGATGGTCTGCGTTGCCAGTCGCGGGAGTTCAAGGAGTGGCACGGATGTCGGGCCACCACTGGCGTTCGCGGAAAGGGCAAGTTCTACTTTGAGGCCACGGTAACGGACGAGGGACTGTGTCGTGTGGGCTGGTCTACACAGCAGGCAAACCTCGACCTGGGCACCTGTCGCATGGGCTTTGGATTCGGCGGCACCGGCAAGAAGTCCAACAACCGTCAGTTTGATGACTACGGTGAAGCATTCGGCAAGGCAGACGTCATCGGCTGCCTGCTCGATTTGCAACGCCAGGAGGTGAGCTTCGCCAAGAATGGCCAGAACCTGGGCGTAGCCTTCCGCCTGCCGGACAACCTTGCCAAGGAGACCTTCTACCCTGCGGTGGTGCTGAAGAACGCCGAAATGCAGTTCAACTTTGGAAAGACTGACTTCAAGTATGCCCCGGGTAACGGGTTCATTGGCGCTTGCCAGGCTGGACCCGAGCATAGCAAGGCCAATCCGCTGACCAGTCCCGCAGCTGGAGCACCGTCCGCCAAACCGGCGCCTAACGCCCCCCAGGCCATTATCATGGAGCCCAGCAGAGAATTGGCCGAGCAAACATACAACCAGATCGAGAAGTTTAAATACCACCTGAGCAACCCAGAGGTTAGCTCCCTGCTGCTTATCGGTGGAGTGAGGTTGGAAGAGCAAAAGGCGCAGCTAATGCAGGGCACCCACATAGTGGTGGGCACGCCCGGGCGGCTGGAGGAGATGATCAACAGTGGCCTGGTCCTGCTCACCCATTGCCGCTTTTTTGTTCTGGATGAGGCAGATGCACTTCTCAAGCAGGGTTACACCGAGCTGATTGACCGTCTACACAAACAAATACCCAAGATTACTTCGGATGGTCGCCGTCTGCAGATGGTCGTCTGCTCGGCCACGCTGCACGCATTTGAGGTAAAGAAGATGGCTGAGCGCCTGATGCACTTCCCCACCTGGGTGGATCTGAAGGGGGAGGATGCTGTCCCTGAGACGGTTCACCACGTCGTCTGTCTAGTCGACCCGAAGATGGACACCACTTGGCAGTCGCTGCGCCAACCCATTGGCACCGACGGCGTCCACGACCGGGACAACGTTCATCCGGGCAATCATTCGAAGGAGACGTTGTCGCAGGCAGTGAAGCTGCTCAAGGGCGAATACTGTGTGCACGCTATAGAGAAACACAATATGGACCGAGCCATTATCTTCTGCCGCACCAAGCAAGACTGTGATAACTTGGAGAGCTATCTCCGCCAGCGAGGCGGAAACCACTACTCGTGCGTCTGCCTTCATGGGGACCGAAAACCGCAGGAGCGTAAACAAAACCTGGAAATGTTTAAGCGGCAACAGGTCAAGTTTCTGATTTGCACGGATGTGGCGGCTCGTGGTTTAGACATTACGGGTCTGCCGTTCAGTaagttttcaaatttttaaacaataaCCGTCGTTGAAACAATTAATTTACTTTCTTATCCTCAGTGATTAATGTGACGCTGCCCGATGACAAGACCAATTACGTGCATCGCATCGGACGTGTGGGCAGGGCGGAACGCATGGGGCTGGCCATCAGTTTGGTGGCCACAGTGCCGGAGAAGGTTTGGTACCACGGCGAGTGGTGCAAGTCACGCGGCCGTAGCTGCAACAACACAAACTTAACCGACGTCCGGGGATGCTGCATCTGGTACAACGAACCAAACCTACTGGCCGAAGTCGAGGACCACTTGAACATCACCATCCAGCAGGTGGACAAGGCCATGGATGTGCCAGTTAATGACTTCGACGGCAAGGTCGTGTACGGTCAAAAGAATTTCAGAACTGGCAGCGGCTACGAGGACCACGTCGAGCAGCTGGTGCCG from Drosophila mauritiana strain mau12 chromosome 3L, ASM438214v1, whole genome shotgun sequence carries:
- the LOC117139804 gene encoding guanine nucleotide exchange factor subunit Rich, with the protein product MYYPVGWPKRVGLALPGESASIRHICCDAVKILVAAVGDDFLGIWYANPLIPIAYFRRTEDSLRQYGANQLIVWKPDSRQLALLTASGSLLLYQLDFDANGSGILQQIDPPAASLKRDSAELFIKENIPRLSLRELCSVTLGSVITTVCCISLSELLLATQSCELLRLQWTELVHAENDLELPALSAIKLRDIPFYVQQQPQQSARNVPPLSRDSYVASLEYSPFIGGCAAVFSDRRAAFLIANHLRFETDHMHGFWVPDVEDASVCSVNHKFRLLAYGQESSAVNVYAIDDATGGLEFSHRLILTENVLPDSLGSVNELKWSPDGCVLAVSWTNGGLSLWSTFGALLMSTLSWDFGLNVDLVRQNPLKIRRLEWSTEGYQLFMLKQHPEKDKSNVLQLQFVKSALSMNPCMTTSPHILLQGDDCLYLNQGNNLELTYAGSHGTFPSSGVGSDEGISGDGDCLELKQSPHTGSILTESKYWTVLQLPLNYAATNWPIRYAAIDPDGLHLAVAGRTGLAHYSLVTRRWKLFGNESQEKDFVVSGGLLWWHGFVVMGCYSLLDRTDELRCYPADCKLDNQYGHKLQVRAPVISLNSFRHQLIVLTADGIVSLFNMSKNSAYALDIECAYELDVKSICIHPACIVSLTVTNLKNELKPQGQLGGDQAETIIVNVCGRILMIQRDAGEQVPNTLLATCLASCVEVFWLSHSLERCAMRDCLWLYSGAHGMRVWLPILPPGRERREGEQVGAQRLHSFMSKRIMLSFPLKLYPLVVLFDNVIVLGVENESTLYANEQGSHFSLPFAVMERKSQIYLHKVLRQLIKRNLGYSAWEMAQSCCSLPYFPHALELLLHEVLEEEATSKQPIPDAQLPSILDFIREFPVYLETIVQCARKTEIALWPYLFSMAGKPKDLFQMCLQSEQLDTAASYLIILQNLEPSVVSKQYATMLLDIALQQRKWELAKDLIRFLKAIDPNEIDSPRSSMVVNVKIAPPPQVNTQQQVNQNADAFNMVLGPIARERSFSTTVTSNLPKDKQASGTPGVAPVTESSSAGAPSVVRRRSTKQRETFCIDLILQRHARQLLQSRKLMDLGYMCAYLDFHLVNWLSQESERAAKLDDFAGALKALHEELELPSPFPTAVKDDFAQLRGSLRQTGGGGSSQTSESGYFSLATPNGAATQSPQLQPSIREEEEELQQPSSLPILKTRSGSQLSFDNFRYRRLYSLPASEDDLAVDMLPQKLSIKLRYLLQLFIEANCTDYALVLSILLQDAASISRIVNGIIRSESVHTCRRTESALKQLSQSTFEHSGSLYRGFVLTLQPHVYLLEQYIQSLGDATCSQQDAGPGTEQGVDVTTGLQGLQNEEGEFVPNSQQANGNQWTVGDLNPNHQRLTRHASLESNGNAAGASGSSAHSTPTQRQLPRQNSREREGCRLM
- the LOC117140479 gene encoding ATP-dependent RNA helicase Ddx1, with amino-acid sequence MTAFEEFGVLPELGRATDELDWTLPTDVQAEAIPLILGGGDVLMAAETGSGKTGAFCLPILQIVWETLRDLEEGKAGMGGAVGGAVSPWTMSFFDRGNALAVTPDGLRCQSREFKEWHGCRATTGVRGKGKFYFEATVTDEGLCRVGWSTQQANLDLGTCRMGFGFGGTGKKSNNRQFDDYGEAFGKADVIGCLLDLQRQEVSFAKNGQNLGVAFRLPDNLAKETFYPAVVLKNAEMQFNFGKTDFKYAPGNGFIGACQAGPEHSKANPLTSPAAGAPSAKPAPNAPQAIIMEPSRELAEQTYNQIEKFKYHLSNPEVSSLLLIGGVRLEEQKAQLMQGTHIVVGTPGRLEEMINSGLVLLTHCRFFVLDEADALLKQGYTELIDRLHKQIPKITSDGRRLQMVVCSATLHAFEVKKMAERLMHFPTWVDLKGEDAVPETVHHVVCLVDPKMDTTWQSLRQPIGTDGVHDRDNVHPGNHSKETLSQAVKLLKGEYCVHAIEKHNMDRAIIFCRTKQDCDNLESYLRQRGGNHYSCVCLHGDRKPQERKQNLEMFKRQQVKFLICTDVAARGLDITGLPFMINVTLPDDKTNYVHRIGRVGRAERMGLAISLVATVPEKVWYHGEWCKSRGRSCNNTNLTDVRGCCIWYNEPNLLAEVEDHLNITIQQVDKAMDVPVNDFDGKVVYGQKNFRTGSGYEDHVEQLVPTVRKLTELELQSQSLFLKRLKV